A window of the Egibacter rhizosphaerae genome harbors these coding sequences:
- the ssb gene encoding single-stranded DNA-binding protein has protein sequence MAVENQISIIGNLADDPELRFTPNGVAVANVRVAVNRRIRNSETGEWDERLDGFFTCNVWRDMAENIADSLEKGSRVVVIGRLRSRSFEDKEGQTRWVTEIEADEICPSLRFARAQVTRNPRGGGAARSGDGDGQQASAPPPEAPDTDDVPF, from the coding sequence GTGGCGGTCGAGAACCAGATCAGCATCATCGGCAACCTCGCCGACGACCCCGAACTGCGTTTCACGCCGAACGGGGTCGCGGTGGCGAACGTGCGCGTCGCGGTGAACCGCCGGATCCGCAACTCGGAGACCGGCGAGTGGGACGAGCGCCTCGACGGGTTCTTCACGTGCAACGTGTGGCGCGACATGGCCGAGAACATCGCCGACAGCCTCGAGAAGGGCTCGCGGGTCGTCGTGATCGGGCGGCTGCGCAGCCGGTCGTTCGAGGACAAGGAAGGCCAGACCCGCTGGGTCACCGAGATCGAGGCCGACGAGATCTGCCCGTCCCTGCGCTTCGCGCGGGCCCAGGTGACCCGCAACCCGCGCGGGGGCGGCGCTGCCCGCAGCGGCGACGGCGACGGGCAGCAAGCGAGCGCGCCGCCGCCCGAGGCGCCGGACACCGACGACGTCCCGTTCTAG
- the rpsR gene encoding 30S ribosomal protein S18 has product MAQQTGPRGGGKPKECYFTKHKISYIDYKDVALLKKFVSDRGKIRSARVTGTSPQYQKLLAEAIKNAREMALLPYHYR; this is encoded by the coding sequence ATGGCGCAGCAAACAGGACCGCGTGGTGGTGGCAAGCCCAAGGAGTGCTACTTCACCAAGCACAAGATCAGCTACATCGACTACAAGGACGTCGCGCTGCTGAAGAAGTTCGTCAGCGACCGCGGCAAGATCCGGTCGGCGCGGGTGACGGGCACGAGCCCGCAGTACCAGAAGCTGCTCGCCGAGGCGATCAAGAACGCCCGCGAGATGGCGCTGCTGCCGTACCACTACCGCTAG
- the rplI gene encoding 50S ribosomal protein L9 produces the protein MKVILKRDVDNLGEAGDVVDVANGYGNNYLVPRGLAMRATKGALADAEAMQRSRQRRAERSRAAAEEQQAELERAPVVLTANADDEGTLYGSVGVTQVAKGISEQLGAKVEKKRIRLDRPIKETGVHDVPVQLHADVVATVRVEIAPA, from the coding sequence ATGAAGGTGATCTTGAAGCGCGACGTGGACAACCTCGGCGAGGCCGGGGACGTCGTGGACGTCGCCAACGGGTACGGCAACAACTACCTCGTGCCACGGGGCCTCGCGATGCGCGCGACCAAGGGCGCGCTCGCCGATGCCGAGGCGATGCAGCGCTCGCGCCAGCGACGTGCCGAACGCTCGCGCGCGGCTGCCGAGGAGCAGCAGGCCGAGCTCGAGCGCGCCCCGGTCGTTCTGACCGCCAACGCGGACGACGAGGGCACCCTCTACGGGTCGGTCGGGGTGACCCAGGTCGCCAAGGGCATCTCGGAGCAGCTCGGCGCGAAGGTCGAGAAGAAGCGCATCCGCCTCGACCGGCCGATCAAGGAGACCGGCGTCCACGACGTCCCCGTGCAGCTGCATGCCGACGTCGTGGCGACCGTGCGAGTGGAGATCGCCCCGGCCTAG
- the dnaB gene encoding replicative DNA helicase, whose translation MATEPRELGTPSPGRGGNAHDRVPPHNLEAEVSVLGSMLLSKDAIAEVNEILRAEDFYRGAHRTIYETIVDLYDRGEPVDSVVLGDELDRRGLLESVGGVVAISDLISRVPTAANAGYYARIVAEQALRRRLIDTGTQIAQLGYQGEDGAEETIDKAEALMYAVSQRDRHSEFAPMKDLLAESFELIEQLHENDSSLTGLSTGFYDLDDLTAGLQDQNLIILAARPGMGKSTLVTNLATNVAVEQRRPVVIFSLEMSKMELVQRVLAAEARVDSERLRTGRLAESDWPKLSQAMGRLAEAPIYIDDTPGVNMMELRSKCRRLKQQHGLDLVVLDYLQLMQPHKRTESRVQEVSELSRGMKILAKELDIPVVALSQLSRRPEDRHDRRPQLADLRESGSIEQDADLVAFIYRDEVYDPDTAAKGEAELIVAKNRNGPLRTIRLTFIGNHSRFANMARGSSGGGDQPM comes from the coding sequence TTGGCCACCGAGCCGCGTGAGCTCGGGACCCCTTCCCCCGGTCGCGGCGGCAACGCGCACGACCGCGTCCCCCCGCACAACCTCGAGGCCGAGGTCAGCGTCCTCGGCAGCATGCTGCTGTCCAAGGACGCGATCGCCGAAGTCAACGAGATCCTGCGCGCCGAGGACTTCTACCGCGGCGCGCACCGGACGATCTACGAGACGATCGTCGACCTCTACGACCGCGGCGAGCCGGTCGACTCCGTCGTGCTCGGCGACGAGCTCGACCGTCGGGGGCTGCTCGAGAGCGTCGGCGGCGTCGTCGCGATCAGCGACCTCATCAGCCGCGTGCCGACCGCCGCGAACGCCGGCTACTACGCGCGCATCGTGGCCGAGCAGGCGCTGCGGCGCCGCCTGATCGACACCGGCACGCAGATCGCCCAGCTCGGCTACCAGGGCGAGGACGGCGCCGAGGAGACGATCGACAAGGCCGAGGCGCTGATGTACGCGGTCAGCCAACGCGACCGCCACAGCGAGTTCGCGCCCATGAAGGATCTCCTCGCCGAGTCCTTCGAGCTGATCGAGCAGCTGCACGAGAACGACTCCTCGCTCACGGGCCTGTCGACCGGCTTCTACGACCTCGACGACCTCACCGCCGGGTTACAGGACCAGAACCTCATCATCCTCGCCGCCCGTCCCGGCATGGGGAAGTCGACGCTCGTGACCAACCTCGCGACCAACGTGGCGGTCGAGCAGCGCCGGCCGGTCGTGATCTTCAGCCTCGAGATGTCGAAGATGGAGCTCGTGCAGCGCGTGCTCGCCGCGGAAGCCCGCGTCGACAGCGAGCGTCTGCGCACGGGGCGGCTCGCCGAGTCCGACTGGCCCAAGCTCAGCCAGGCGATGGGGCGGCTGGCCGAGGCCCCGATCTACATCGACGACACGCCCGGCGTGAACATGATGGAGCTGCGGTCGAAGTGTCGGCGGCTGAAGCAGCAGCACGGCCTCGACCTGGTGGTCCTCGACTACCTGCAGCTCATGCAGCCGCACAAGCGGACCGAGAGCCGCGTGCAGGAGGTCAGCGAGCTCAGCCGCGGGATGAAGATCCTCGCCAAGGAGCTCGACATCCCCGTGGTGGCGCTGTCGCAGCTCTCGCGCCGTCCCGAGGACCGCCACGACCGCCGACCGCAACTGGCCGACCTGCGCGAGTCCGGCTCGATCGAGCAGGACGCCGACCTCGTCGCGTTCATCTACCGCGACGAGGTCTACGACCCGGACACGGCCGCGAAGGGCGAGGCCGAACTGATCGTCGCGAAGAACCGCAACGGGCCACTGCGCACGATCCGGTTGACCTTCATCGGCAACCACTCCCGCTTCGCGAACATGGCCCGCGGCTCCAGCGGCGGCGGCGACCAACCGATGTGA
- a CDS encoding cell wall-binding repeat-containing protein, with protein MESTAPTDEPTPETEPDSGLGDHLRIPLGIIAVGAVLLGVALFAQTPEAEVEITRVAGQDRFDTAARLALAAYPDGSDEVVVAAGHGFADALPASGLAGRQNAPVLLVDDEADEVPDVVADAIEELAPTRIHLIGGQGVISAEAAEDLTGPTDADLERYAGDDRFETAALVAEGFAAEEVGSFGGATTVLLVSGRDFADALAAGPLASAGPHPVLLTEPDSLPTAAAEAIDELRAERVVLIGGQAAIDNPVSGALAGLDGVEHLERISGDDRFETAASVARVLDGVPPYRDAERLILTSGTDFADALATGPFAADAGAPLVTVPGELGNAARDVLVARADRLEEVVLVGGTASVPHELEDEIEALILGARE; from the coding sequence ATGGAGTCCACGGCGCCGACCGACGAACCGACCCCTGAGACCGAACCCGATTCGGGGCTCGGGGACCACCTGCGCATCCCACTGGGCATCATCGCCGTCGGCGCCGTGCTGCTCGGCGTCGCGCTGTTCGCCCAAACGCCCGAGGCCGAGGTGGAGATCACCCGGGTGGCGGGCCAGGACCGCTTCGACACCGCGGCTCGCCTGGCCCTGGCCGCCTACCCCGACGGCAGCGACGAGGTGGTCGTGGCCGCCGGCCACGGCTTCGCGGACGCCCTGCCCGCCTCCGGTCTCGCGGGCCGGCAGAACGCTCCCGTGCTCCTCGTCGACGACGAGGCCGACGAGGTCCCCGACGTCGTGGCCGACGCGATCGAGGAACTCGCCCCGACCCGGATCCACCTCATCGGCGGGCAGGGCGTGATCAGCGCCGAGGCCGCAGAGGATCTGACCGGACCCACCGACGCCGACCTCGAGCGGTACGCAGGCGACGACCGGTTCGAGACGGCCGCGCTCGTCGCCGAGGGGTTCGCTGCCGAGGAGGTCGGCTCGTTCGGCGGCGCCACGACCGTGCTGCTCGTCAGCGGGCGCGACTTCGCCGACGCGCTGGCCGCGGGACCGCTGGCCTCCGCCGGCCCGCACCCGGTTCTGCTGACCGAGCCCGACAGCTTGCCGACCGCCGCGGCGGAGGCGATCGACGAACTCCGCGCCGAACGCGTCGTGCTGATCGGCGGGCAGGCCGCCATCGACAACCCGGTCAGCGGGGCGCTCGCCGGCCTCGACGGCGTCGAGCACCTCGAGCGCATCTCGGGCGACGACCGGTTCGAGACGGCCGCGTCGGTGGCCCGTGTGCTCGACGGCGTGCCGCCCTACCGCGACGCCGAGCGGCTGATCCTCACGTCGGGCACCGACTTCGCGGATGCGCTGGCGACCGGACCGTTCGCGGCGGACGCCGGCGCACCGCTCGTGACGGTGCCCGGCGAGCTGGGCAACGCGGCGCGCGACGTGCTCGTGGCGCGTGCCGACCGACTGGAGGAGGTCGTGCTCGTCGGTGGCACGGCCTCGGTGCCCCACGAGCTCGAGGACGAGATCGAGGCGCTGATCCTGGGCGCGCGCGAGTGA
- a CDS encoding DUF2786 domain-containing protein: MTRTRASQDPDTLLDAAAWWWSVDREHHDELLAQLARGGTRARTVVHARLAAEVGALWSRGWNPAALVHVTQRELTERHAAVVARHAIRDGRAHTEAGRTLDPRWAAELEVLGPRADLSPDEPGELITLGAAAWCVLTRLPEVPRTLPPPGAANASTTATGRIDDRVLARVRGLLAKAESTEFDEEAEALTAKAQELLARHAIDHALLDAQAREAGAPSLRRHLVDDPYASAKCHLVAAVAEANRCRAVMTPGFGWVTIAGDDRDLDAVELLATSLLTQATSAMHRQGTRRDAAGRSRTRSFRRSFLLGFAHRIGQRLREADEAEVAAAAASDERVLPVLAARSERVEEAIHDAFPHLQRRSTEVSNAGGWRAGQAAADLAELDAAARRLPDT, from the coding sequence ATGACACGCACACGCGCCAGCCAGGACCCCGACACGCTGCTCGACGCGGCCGCGTGGTGGTGGTCGGTCGACCGCGAACACCACGACGAGTTGCTCGCCCAGCTCGCGCGAGGCGGCACCCGCGCCCGGACGGTCGTCCACGCTCGCCTCGCCGCCGAGGTGGGCGCGCTGTGGTCGCGGGGCTGGAACCCGGCCGCGCTGGTCCACGTGACACAGCGCGAGCTCACCGAGCGGCACGCCGCCGTGGTGGCGCGGCACGCGATCCGGGACGGTCGAGCGCACACGGAAGCCGGCCGCACGCTCGACCCACGGTGGGCGGCCGAGCTGGAGGTACTCGGGCCACGAGCGGACCTGAGCCCCGACGAACCCGGCGAGCTGATCACGCTCGGGGCCGCCGCCTGGTGTGTACTGACCCGGCTCCCCGAGGTGCCGCGGACACTCCCCCCTCCCGGCGCGGCCAACGCGTCGACCACCGCCACCGGCCGCATCGACGACCGGGTGCTCGCGCGCGTGCGCGGCCTGCTCGCCAAGGCCGAGTCCACCGAGTTCGACGAGGAGGCCGAGGCGCTGACGGCCAAGGCCCAGGAGCTGCTCGCCCGGCACGCGATCGATCACGCCCTCCTCGACGCCCAGGCGCGGGAGGCGGGGGCTCCATCGCTGCGGCGGCACCTGGTCGACGACCCGTACGCCAGCGCGAAGTGCCACCTCGTCGCCGCCGTCGCCGAGGCGAACCGCTGCCGGGCGGTGATGACGCCGGGGTTCGGGTGGGTGACGATCGCCGGCGATGATCGCGACCTCGACGCGGTCGAGCTGCTGGCGACGTCGCTGCTCACGCAGGCCACGAGCGCGATGCACCGGCAGGGCACGCGCCGCGACGCGGCGGGACGGTCGCGCACCCGGTCGTTCCGGCGCTCGTTCCTGCTCGGGTTCGCCCACCGCATCGGCCAGCGGCTGCGCGAGGCCGACGAGGCCGAGGTCGCGGCCGCGGCCGCGAGCGACGAGCGCGTCCTGCCGGTCCTGGCCGCCCGCAGCGAGCGCGTCGAGGAGGCGATCCACGACGCCTTCCCCCACCTGCAGCGGCGGTCGACGGAGGTCAGCAACGCCGGTGGCTGGCGCGCCGGTCAGGCCGCCGCCGACCTCGCCGAGCTCGACGCCGCCGCACGCCGCCTGCCGGACACGTGA
- a CDS encoding alpha/beta fold hydrolase — translation MARVTVAGLEIAFERAGTGPPLLLLHGGWSDHRAWRPQLEELADEFTVIAWAAPGCGRSADPPADFRLPDYADCVAGLVDALGLARPHMLGLSFGGGLALEVYRRHPAIVRTLVLAAAYAGWAGSLPPDVVEQRLARALREAELPPEQWADGYLPGMFAAGAPPGAVEEYRTMMLDARLAGIRAMLQGFAEADLRDVLPTIDVPTLLLYGAEDQRSPLSVAEDLHARIPTSRLVVIPDIGHVSNLEAPDVFNEEVRSFLHEHTRV, via the coding sequence ATGGCAAGGGTCACGGTTGCGGGGCTCGAGATCGCGTTCGAGCGGGCCGGGACCGGGCCTCCCCTGCTCCTGCTCCACGGGGGATGGAGCGACCACCGTGCCTGGCGCCCCCAGCTCGAGGAACTGGCGGACGAGTTCACCGTGATCGCGTGGGCCGCACCAGGATGCGGTCGCTCCGCGGATCCGCCGGCGGACTTCCGCCTGCCCGACTACGCGGACTGTGTCGCCGGGCTCGTGGACGCACTCGGGCTGGCTCGCCCCCACATGCTGGGCCTGTCCTTCGGCGGCGGACTCGCGCTGGAGGTCTATCGCCGTCACCCGGCCATCGTGCGCACGCTGGTGCTGGCGGCGGCCTACGCCGGCTGGGCGGGGTCGCTGCCGCCCGACGTCGTGGAGCAGCGGTTGGCTCGCGCGTTGCGGGAGGCCGAGCTGCCTCCCGAGCAGTGGGCCGACGGGTACCTGCCCGGGATGTTCGCCGCCGGTGCACCGCCGGGGGCTGTCGAGGAATACCGCACGATGATGCTGGACGCCCGTCTCGCCGGCATCCGGGCGATGCTGCAGGGGTTCGCCGAGGCGGACCTGCGCGACGTGCTTCCCACGATCGACGTGCCGACCCTGCTGTTGTACGGCGCCGAGGACCAGCGGTCCCCGCTGAGCGTCGCCGAGGACCTCCACGCCCGCATCCCGACGTCGCGCCTCGTCGTCATTCCCGACATCGGACACGTCAGCAACCTCGAGGCGCCGGACGTGTTCAACGAGGAGGTCCGCAGCTTCCTCCACGAACACACGCGCGTGTGA
- a CDS encoding DUF421 domain-containing protein — protein sequence MEWFASSWPVLATVVASTVGVYLVVLVSTRIVGLRSFSQMSGFDFAVNIALGSMIAATAVNADVSLADGAVAVAVLFVVQVLIAKIRRYGFGTDWVNNRSLLLMAGPEFVEEHLRRSQLTKDDVRYKLREANVFRYEDVRAVILETTGEVSVLHSRDDEQLDPDLVADVVGAERLVPGSEPPERGAEPPG from the coding sequence ATGGAGTGGTTCGCAAGCAGTTGGCCGGTCCTGGCCACGGTCGTGGCGTCCACCGTCGGCGTCTATCTCGTGGTGCTCGTTTCGACGCGGATCGTGGGACTGCGCTCGTTCAGCCAGATGTCGGGCTTCGATTTCGCCGTGAACATCGCCCTGGGTTCGATGATCGCCGCCACCGCGGTGAACGCGGACGTGAGCCTGGCCGATGGGGCGGTGGCAGTGGCGGTGCTGTTCGTGGTGCAAGTCCTGATCGCGAAGATCCGGCGCTACGGGTTCGGGACGGATTGGGTCAACAATCGGTCGCTGCTGCTGATGGCCGGACCGGAGTTCGTCGAGGAGCACCTGCGCCGCAGCCAACTGACCAAGGACGACGTGCGCTACAAGCTGCGAGAGGCGAACGTCTTCCGGTACGAGGACGTGCGGGCGGTCATCCTGGAGACCACCGGGGAGGTCTCGGTGTTGCACTCCCGCGACGACGAGCAGCTCGACCCCGACCTCGTCGCCGACGTCGTCGGTGCCGAACGCCTCGTGCCGGGATCCGAACCCCCCGAGCGGGGCGCGGAACCACCCGGCTGA
- a CDS encoding CAP domain-containing protein produces MGAGQRTRGLTGREIGGLVLLVVSLGVAAALLPVDDPEPPSAAESRDIGWQDPADADELAHDILERVNDERAERGGTPLDWDPDLAELARGWSEEMIAFGRFEHSPDDYREHHRFVATGENIAIDSRTTAEAHVGLMRSEGHRHAILEHRFDAVGIGVVCRDDGVLWVTQIFGQQRSERPGPAMDRAEDPIDRDDRGVACPSSDALPTDP; encoded by the coding sequence ATGGGCGCGGGGCAGCGGACACGAGGCCTGACCGGCCGCGAGATCGGCGGCCTGGTCCTGCTCGTGGTCTCGCTCGGGGTCGCGGCGGCGCTCCTGCCCGTCGACGACCCCGAGCCCCCGTCGGCAGCCGAGTCCCGCGACATCGGGTGGCAGGACCCCGCCGACGCGGACGAGCTCGCGCACGACATCCTCGAACGGGTCAACGACGAGCGTGCCGAACGCGGGGGGACCCCCCTCGACTGGGATCCGGACCTCGCGGAGCTGGCGCGCGGGTGGTCCGAGGAGATGATCGCGTTCGGCCGGTTCGAGCACTCCCCCGACGACTACCGTGAGCACCACCGCTTCGTCGCCACCGGCGAGAACATCGCCATCGACTCTCGGACCACCGCGGAGGCCCACGTGGGGCTGATGCGCTCGGAGGGGCACCGCCACGCGATCCTCGAGCACCGGTTCGACGCGGTCGGCATCGGTGTCGTCTGCCGCGACGACGGGGTGCTGTGGGTCACCCAGATCTTCGGGCAGCAGCGGTCGGAGCGGCCGGGACCCGCGATGGACCGCGCCGAGGACCCGATCGACCGCGACGACCGAGGTGTCGCCTGCCCGTCCTCGGACGCGTTGCCCACCGATCCCTGA
- a CDS encoding sigma-70 family RNA polymerase sigma factor has product MDAVQRERSEQARLVAGVAEGDRGALAALYDAYAGPLYGFALRRLGDAALAEELVQQVLLQVWRHAGRYDPQRGSVRTWIMAIARNATVDLHRRRPADRPTWPLPDRAVPDENDELEHLLQAEMVRAALERLSHEHRRVLELVYFRGCSQAEAAEQLGLPLGTVKSRTYYALKAFRLALEELGEAP; this is encoded by the coding sequence GTGGACGCCGTCCAGCGCGAGCGGTCCGAGCAGGCGCGTCTGGTCGCGGGCGTGGCCGAGGGCGACCGGGGGGCTCTCGCCGCGCTCTACGACGCCTATGCGGGCCCGCTGTACGGCTTCGCGCTGCGGCGCCTCGGCGACGCGGCCCTAGCGGAGGAACTCGTGCAACAGGTGCTCCTGCAGGTGTGGCGGCACGCGGGCCGCTACGACCCCCAGCGGGGCTCGGTGCGGACCTGGATCATGGCGATCGCGCGGAACGCCACCGTCGACCTGCACCGGCGCCGGCCCGCCGACCGGCCCACGTGGCCGCTGCCGGACCGCGCCGTGCCCGATGAGAACGACGAGCTGGAGCACCTGCTGCAGGCAGAGATGGTCCGAGCGGCGCTGGAGCGGCTGTCCCACGAGCACCGTCGTGTGCTGGAGCTCGTCTACTTCCGCGGGTGCAGTCAGGCCGAGGCCGCCGAGCAGCTGGGCCTGCCGTTGGGCACCGTCAAGTCACGCACCTACTACGCGCTCAAGGCGTTCCGGCTGGCTCTCGAGGAGCTGGGGGAGGCACCGTGA
- a CDS encoding anti-sigma factor domain-containing protein, producing the protein MSTRDDRHGDEACEGIREELGGYVLGGLEEREVAVVDVHLASCPACRAELDELSGLPDLLELAAETPPRVPPDLRDRVVTSAALEPAEPDRPSSWARLVLTVAAAVLIGVALGAAATVATVAGDPPADDVVALGDSGPDEGLERAIDGEARLRDSPSGVQLQLEARGLQPDPDVAYYHVWLELPSGDRVSAGTVLPDEDGEVDASLTCGGALEDYDALTITAHPYLDAEGDALVRTTLN; encoded by the coding sequence GTGAGCACCCGGGACGATCGACACGGCGACGAAGCCTGCGAGGGCATCCGCGAGGAGCTCGGCGGGTACGTGCTCGGGGGCCTCGAGGAGCGCGAGGTCGCCGTCGTCGACGTGCACCTCGCCAGCTGCCCGGCGTGCCGCGCCGAGCTCGACGAGCTGTCCGGTCTGCCGGACCTGTTGGAACTGGCCGCGGAGACCCCGCCCCGCGTGCCGCCGGACCTGCGCGACCGCGTGGTCACCAGCGCTGCGCTGGAGCCTGCCGAGCCCGACCGGCCATCCTCCTGGGCTCGGCTCGTGCTCACCGTCGCGGCCGCCGTGCTGATCGGGGTCGCGCTCGGAGCGGCCGCGACCGTCGCGACGGTGGCCGGCGATCCCCCCGCGGACGATGTGGTGGCACTCGGCGACAGCGGACCGGACGAGGGCCTCGAGAGGGCCATCGACGGCGAGGCGCGGCTGCGCGACTCCCCCTCCGGCGTGCAGCTGCAGCTCGAGGCGCGGGGCCTGCAGCCGGACCCGGACGTGGCCTACTACCACGTCTGGCTGGAGCTGCCCTCCGGGGACCGGGTCAGCGCCGGCACCGTGCTGCCCGACGAGGACGGCGAGGTCGACGCGTCGCTGACCTGCGGCGGCGCGCTGGAGGACTACGACGCGTTGACGATCACCGCGCATCCGTACCTCGACGCCGAGGGCGACGCGCTCGTGCGCACCACGTTGAACTGA